CCGTCAACAACTGCTACCGTTACAAGCGATGAGCCCTTGCTAACATCCCATGCTTTTGGCATTTGTATTTTTTTTAAATACCATTGTTTGCTGTAATTTGGATCAGAAGGAGTGAACTTAGAATCAATCTGGTAATTTGGTTCAACATATTCAACTTTTTTGTATTTTAAGAGCTTTTCAGCCACAAAAGTTAGTTCAGCTTTACCAGGTACTTCAACTAAGGTGAAGTCTCCTCTTTTAAGATGGGAGATCCCTTTCATTTTAAGGGCCTCCAGGAGAAGTTCTTTTTCTTCGGATGTGGCTTCGGACTTGAATTTAATAATTAACTCATTGCTTTCAAAGTCTTTATTTTCATCAAATAAGACTTCGGTATTATACTTTGAGATTTTGGGTTTTATTTCTTCTGCATAACCCTCCGAAGCTAACAGAAGCAAAAAGGAAAGTGTGACCAGAATTCCGCTTATGATTCTCATGGTGATTCTCCCTTAACAGTATTTTACATATTATATTATCGGCCATTTAAACTATTAATTTATACGTACGTTTCCCTTTCGGCCCTTTTGTTGCAATTAATTAAAATGTTAACTGTCTATATCATTTCTCATATGACATTTTCATTAAAATATTGTAAATATTATGGTATTATGAAGTAAAACTTTCTGGGGGAACTAATGATAAAAAAATCATTTTACAATATAATAAGAAACCCTTTTCTTATTTTTTCTGTTATTTCATTTTTAAAAGTTTATAGTTTACGAATCGCAATTTTTGATGACTTTAATCCATTTACTGCCTTATTTTTTGAAATGAGTTTTATTCTTATCCTTTTATCTATTGGAGAACTTTTTTTCCCAAAAAGTAAGCTAGTATTCTATATTATCTTAGACATCTTGCTTTCAAGTGTCATTGTTGGGATTCTGACTTTTCATGCCTATTTTGGTACCATTCCAACCTATCATAATTTATTGCAGGCAAATCAGCTAGGTGCCGTTAAAGATAGCGTGGCTGTACTGCTTAATCCTTTGTTTTTGCTCTATTACGTTGATATTTTGCTAATCATGCTAACTATAATAATCTTGCGATTTAAAAATAGGTCTATTACTTTAATGCAAAATAGTAAAAGGAAGATTGGAATTGTACTCGTAACAGCATGTTCAATTTTCTTTGGGCTAATCTTTATAAATTCAGATACTCGCCTCTGGGATTCTATTACTGTATCGCATAACAACGGCATTTTTACTTATCAAGCTCTAGAAGTCCAGGGAGCATTACTAAAACCTCAGGATAAGGAATTTGATATAAACAACAAGAAAATAGCAGACTTAATAGGTATTAATATTGTAGAAGAAAGCAATAAAAAAGGATACAAAGTAGCAGAAGGACAAAATTTGGTTATGATTCAGTTGGAATCTTTCCAGGATTTCGTTGTTAATCTTGCTGTAAATGGCGAGGAAATAACACCAAACCTAAATAAACTTATAAAGGAAAGCACTTACTATCCAAATGTTTATCAGCAAATTGGAGCTGGAAACACTTCAGATGCTGAATTCATAGTAAATACTTCTTTATATCCAATTGGCAACCAAGCTACATCAGAAGTGTACGGCAACAAAAAATATCCCAGCCTTCCTCGCCTTTTAAAGGCAAGGGGTTATGAGACTTTAACACTACATGCTGACGATATTAACTTTTGGAACCGTTCTGAACTCTATCCTTCCCTAGGATTTGAAAAATACTATGATGAGAGTCATATTGGAAGAAAAGATGTTGTTGGCATGGGAACATCTGACGAAGTTTTTTATGACAAAACGCTTGATGTTTTAAGTAAATTGAGGGAAAAGAACCAAAGTTTTTATGCTCACGTTATTGCTCTTTCTAGTCATACTCCTTTTGAGCTGCCAGAGGACAAAATCCAGCTCCAACTGCCAAAAAAATATGAAGAAACCTTAACAGGTAATTATTTAACATCCATTCATTATGCAGATATGGCCTTAGGGCAATTCATTGAGGGGTTAAAGGAAAGAGGTATTTGGGATAACTCACTAGTGGTTGTATATGGTGACCATTCCGGAGTTCATGGTTCCCTTAAGAAACCTGTAGATAATACACTATTGAAGGATCTTCTGGGAAGTGACTATAACATCACTGAAAGATTTAATATCCCCTTAGTCACGCATTACGGAGGACAAAAGAAAGGCGAAATTATCACTACCACCGGCGGACAGATCGATGTTTTACCTACTATCGCCAACTTACTGGGTCTGCCGATCAATGACATGATTCACTTCGGCAGTGACCTTGCCAACATTGATAATAACCTGATTGGTATGCGATATTATATGGTGTCTGGCTCATATATTACTAATGAAGAAATGCTCGCCATTGATTCTAAAAGAGAAAATAATTATATCTATGATTTACAATCACGAGCATTAGAAAAAACAAGCACATTAGATAAGGACAGGCAAGAAAAAACCAATAATGTTCAATTGATAATGGAAATGTCTGATTCTTATATCGAACACCTGCCTGAGAATGATTTTTAATTATAAATCCCTAACTTTTCCTGACATTAAATTAGCCGGTAAACAATAAAAAACTTTTACCGGCTCAGAATCCATTTTTTGTTAAGGAATTCGCAAACTAACAGAAACATTTGTAAGTCGTATATCTTAACTGCCAATTTCGTAATCAAAAATCGCTTAACGTCATTGTTAAGCGATTTTTTTAATACTCTCATCTTTAACTACTGTTTTGTAAAAGATTGTTGCTTTTGGGTAAGTAAAAAGGAGGGCTATCCCTCCTTAAATTTTATGATACATTATGTGACATAACTGCCATAAACAAATGGCTTTTGCCATCAGGCGATATGTACATTCCTATTGCATTTAGGTGTTCTACGGCAAATGCAGTTAATTCGTGTGCCATTGCCTCATCACATTCAAAATATGGATTCGCAAAAATACCAAAACCTGTTACCTGTTGTAATTCTTTTAGTGCAACGGATTTACTTCGTGCGTTATCGGTCATACTTTTGTTACCACAATAAGAATTTCACAAGATGGATTCCCGTTCTAAATCAAAAACATTTATTTGTGCTTGTTCAAAAAGGTCTTCTAACGCTTCAAATCCCTGTTCATCAGCATAACTTTTTTCAGCTTCAGATATAGGAACAGCCATTAACCAACCCACTTTTTTACTTTTAAAATCTAATGTCTTTAATTTCTCTCCCCAAAGAAAAGGAGATACGAATAAAATATGGCTCATTGGGCTGTCTGGTAAATACATATTAATAACATCTTTGAAAATACTGCCAAGGGAACACTCAAATTTAGTGTTAATAATGTTGAAAGCACAAGTGGCTAATACATTGGAGAAACAATTCAAATCACTCGCACCAACAATCTCAATTCGCAATGGTAAAAAAACGTCTTCATATCCCATTGAATAATCTGATAAACCTATAGTGGATCTTAAAACCACATCGTTAAACTCTCTAGACTTT
The window above is part of the Mesobacillus jeotgali genome. Proteins encoded here:
- a CDS encoding LTA synthase family protein, which gives rise to MIKKSFYNIIRNPFLIFSVISFLKVYSLRIAIFDDFNPFTALFFEMSFILILLSIGELFFPKSKLVFYIILDILLSSVIVGILTFHAYFGTIPTYHNLLQANQLGAVKDSVAVLLNPLFLLYYVDILLIMLTIIILRFKNRSITLMQNSKRKIGIVLVTACSIFFGLIFINSDTRLWDSITVSHNNGIFTYQALEVQGALLKPQDKEFDINNKKIADLIGINIVEESNKKGYKVAEGQNLVMIQLESFQDFVVNLAVNGEEITPNLNKLIKESTYYPNVYQQIGAGNTSDAEFIVNTSLYPIGNQATSEVYGNKKYPSLPRLLKARGYETLTLHADDINFWNRSELYPSLGFEKYYDESHIGRKDVVGMGTSDEVFYDKTLDVLSKLREKNQSFYAHVIALSSHTPFELPEDKIQLQLPKKYEETLTGNYLTSIHYADMALGQFIEGLKERGIWDNSLVVVYGDHSGVHGSLKKPVDNTLLKDLLGSDYNITERFNIPLVTHYGGQKKGEIITTTGGQIDVLPTIANLLGLPINDMIHFGSDLANIDNNLIGMRYYMVSGSYITNEEMLAIDSKRENNYIYDLQSRALEKTSTLDKDRQEKTNNVQLIMEMSDSYIEHLPENDF
- a CDS encoding DUF6882 domain-containing protein, coding for MTDNARSKSVALKELQQVTGFGIFANPYFECDEAMAHELTAFAVEHLNAIGMYISPDGKSHLFMAVMSHNVS
- a CDS encoding suppressor of fused domain protein, translating into MGISEENRIIAQTALKAFGDNPSVHKYWDDNHKSSIDILSVKSREFNDVVLRSTIGLSDYSMGYEDVFLPLRIEIVGASDLNCFSNVLATCAFNIINTKFECSLGSIFKDVINMYLPDSPMSHILFVSPFLWGEKLKTLDFKSKKVGWLMAVPISEAEKSYADEQGFEALEDLFEQAQINVFDLERESIL